In the genome of Pseudorca crassidens isolate mPseCra1 chromosome 12, mPseCra1.hap1, whole genome shotgun sequence, one region contains:
- the LRRC75B gene encoding leucine-rich repeat-containing protein 75B, producing MGARLGRRPGPEAGSEAGAAAGCGPAPYERRVRWLREIQSTLRERRPERARQLLRLLRQDLGLEGTLLTDILCRNVAFLNLVDPISHDLLVNLARDLQCPKSDYELWESSDKTCRQLIYHLTPHSKRQQGSSLPRRKSQSCLKSNLQKTLPAGETVNLSGIPLSVRDVQHIMRYLGSQGARLAVLDLSFTGLSDELLHRLLPSLWTLPCLTQLLLNGNRLTRAAARELTEAIKDTTKFPVLAWVDLGNNVDVASLPQPLLVGLRRRLSQRTSLPTIYESLDPEPEGGMAGATALASTWGSAAAGPGPEPQACCTR from the exons ATGGGGGCGCGGCTGGGCCGGCGGCCCGGTCCCGAAGCGGGCTCGGAGGCTGGGGCGGCGGCGGGGTGCGGGCCGGCGCCCTATGAGCGCCGGGTGCGCTGGCTCCGCGAGATCCAGTCGACGCTCCGCGAGCGGCGGCCGGAGCGCGCCCGGCAGCTGCTGCGCCTCCTGCGCCAG GACCTAGGCCTCGAGGGGACCCTCCTCACAGACATCCTCTGCAGGAATGTGGCCTTCCTCAATCTGGTGGACCCCATCTCCCACGACCTGCTTGTGAACCTGGCCCGGGACCTGCAGTGCCCCAAGTCG GACTATGAGCTCTGGGAGTCCTCGGACAAGACCTGCCGGCAGCTCATCTACCACCTCACCCCTCACTCCAAGCGGCAGCAGGGGTCCAGCCTGCCCCGAAGGAAGTCCCAGAGCTG CCTCAAGAGCAACCTCCAGAAGACTCTGCCAGCGGGGGAGACCGTGAACCTATCGGGGATACCACTGTCGGTGCGGGACGTGCAGCATATCATGCGCTACCTGGGCAGCCAGGGCGCCAGGCTGGCAGTGCTGGACCTGAGCTTCACGGGGCTGAGTGATGAGCTGCTGCACCGGCTGCTGCCCAGCCTCTGGACGCTGCCCTGCCTCACCCAGCTTCTGCTCAATGGCAACCGGCTGACGCGGGCTGCCGCCCGTGAGCTCACTGAGGCCATCAAGGACACCACCAAGTTCCCGGTGCTGGCCTGGGTGGACCTGGGCAACAACGTGGATGtggcctccctgccccagcccctgctggTTGGCCTGCGCCGGCGGCTAAGCCAGCGCACCTCACTGCCCACCATCTACGAGAGCCTGGACCCAGAGCCTGAGGGTGGCATGGCCGGGGCCACGGCCCTTGCCTCCACCTGGGGCTCTGCAGCTGCCGGGCCAGGGCCCGAGCCCCAGGCCTGCTGCACCAGGTGA